A single genomic interval of Lathyrus oleraceus cultivar Zhongwan6 chromosome 7, CAAS_Psat_ZW6_1.0, whole genome shotgun sequence harbors:
- the LOC127107660 gene encoding coatomer subunit beta'-2 has translation MPLRLEIKRKLAQRSERVKSVDLHPTEPWILASLYSGTVCIWNYQSQTMAKSFEVTELPVRSAKFIARKQWVVAGADDMFIRVYNYNTMDKVKVFEAHTDYIRCVAVHPTLPYVLSSSDDMLIKLWDWEKGWICTQIFEGHSHYVMQVTFNPKDTNTFASASLDRTIKIWNLGSPDPNFTLDAHQKGVNCVDYFTGGDKPYLITGSDDHTAKVWDYQTKSCVQTLDGHTHNVSAVCFHPELPIIITGSEDGTVRIWHSTTYRLENTLNYGLERVWAIGYMKGSRRVVIGYDEGTIMVKLGREEPVASMDNSGKVIWAKHNEIQTVNIRSVGADVEIADGERLSLAVKELGTCDLYPQSLRHNPNGRFVVVCGDGEFIIYTALAWRNRSFGSALEIVWSSDGEYAVRESTSKIKIFSKTFQEKKSIRPTFSAERIFGGTVLAMCSNDFICFYDWAECRLIRRIDVNVKNLYWADSGDLVAIASDASFYILKYNRDVVSSYLDSGGSVDEQGVEDAFELLHEMSERVRTGVWVGDCFIYTNSSWRLNYCVGGEVTTMFHLDRPMYLLGYLASQSRVYLIDKEFNVVGYTLLLSLIEYKTLVLRGDLERANEILPSIPKGHHNSVAHFLESRGMIEDAIEVATDPEYRFDLAIQLGRLEVAKAIAIEVRSESKWKQLGELAMSSGKLEMAEECLKHAMDLSGLLLLYSSLGDAEGISKLAILAKEQGKNNVAFLCLFMLGKLEDCLQLLVESNRIPEAALMARSYLPSKVSEIVAIWRKDLGKVNPKAAESLADPEEYPNLFEDWQVALAVESKAAETRGVYHPAEEYVNHANKAHVTLVDAFRNMQIEEGDQPLENGDSNHELTEQNGEEDYAEGHEEQNGEEGSQEDEVVVDADSTDGAVLVNGNEGDEELSTNKEGALSA, from the exons ATG CCTCTCAGACTTGAAATCAAG AGAAAGCTTGCACAAAGATCAGAAAGAGTAAAGTCTGTGGATCTACATCCAACAGAACCATG GATTCTAGCGAGTTTATACTCCGGGACTGTCTGTATCTGGAACTACCAATCTCAG ACCATGGCTAAGTCTTTTGAGGTTACTGAGTTACCTG TTAGGTCAGCCAAGTTTATTGCACGGAAACAGTGGGTTGTTGCAGGAGCAGATGATATGTTTATTCGTGTATATAATTACAACACAATGGATAAAGTTAAAGTATTTGAGGCACACACAGATTACATTAGGTGCGTGGCTGTTCATCCTACCCTTCCCTATGTGCTATCGTCATCTGACGATATGCTCATAAAGCTCTGGGATTGGGAAAAAGGCTGGATCTGTACCCAGATATTTGAGGGACATTCTCATTATGTCATGCAAGTGACATTCAACCCTAAAGATACAAACACCTTTGCCAGTGCATCTCTTGATCGGACCATAAAG ATATGGAATCTTGGTTCTCCTGACCCTAATTTTACGCTGGATGCCCATCAAAAGGGAGTTAATTGCGTTGATTATTTTACTGGTGGCGACAAACCTTATCTAATTACTGGTTCTGATGATCACACTGCCAAG GTATGGGATTATCAGACCAAAAGTTGTGTCCAGACTCTAGATGGTCACACCCACAATGTATCTGCTGTATGCTTTCATCCTGAACTTCCTATTATCATTACTGGCTCCGAGGATGGTACAGTCCGCATCTGGCATTCAACAACTTATAG GCTTGAGAACACATTGAACTATGGTCTCGAAAGAGTTTGGGCTATTGGATACATGAAAGGTTCACGTCG GGTTGTGATTGGCTATGATGAAGGAACTATAATGGTCAAACTTGGCCGAGAAGAACCTGTAGCTAGCATGGACAACAGCGGGAAGGTCATTTGGGCTAAGCATAATGAGATTCAAACTGTCAATATAAGGAGTGTAGGAGCAGATGTGGAG ATTGCTGATGGAGAAAGGTTATCGTTGGCTGTTAAGGAGTTGGGCACCTGTGATCTCTATCCACAA AGTTTAAGGCACAATCCAAATGGGAGGTTTGTTGTTGTTTGTGGAGATGGTGAATTTATTATATATACTGCCTTGGCATGGAGAAATAGGTCATTTGGTTCAGCTCTGGAAATTGTTTGGTCTTCGGATGGAGAGTATGCTGTAAGAGAAAGTACTTCAAAGATTAAAATTTTCAGCAAAACTTTCCAG GAAAAGAAGAGTATCCGACCGACTTTTTCAGCAGAACGAATATTTGGTGGTACTGTATTGGCAATGTGCTCAAATGATTTTATCTGCTTTTATGATTGGGCTGAATGCAGATTGATTAGGCGCATTGATGTGAATGTGAAA AACCTCTACTGGGCTGATAGCGGTGATCTAGTGGCGATTGCTAGTGATGCATCATTCTACATTCTAAAGTATAAT CGTGATGTTGTTTCATCATATTTAGATAGCGGGGGATCTGTGGATGAGCAAGGTGTTGAAGATGCTTTTGAGCTCCTTCATGAAATGAGTGAACGTGTCAGGACAGGGGTCTGGGTTGGGGATTGTTTTATCTATACCAATTCTTCTTGGAGGCTTAATTACTGTGTTGGTGGCGAG GTAACAACAATGTTTCACTTGGACCGTCCAATGTACTTGTTGGGATATCTTGCCAGCCAAAGTAGGGTTTATTTGATTGACAAAGAATTCAA TGTTGTGGGCTACACGCTCCTTTTAAGCTTGATTGAGTACAAGACTCTTGTGTTGCGTGGTGATTTGGAAAGGGCTAATGAAATTCTACCATCAATTCCAAAAGGGCATCATAATAG TGTGGCTCATTTCCTGGAATCACGAGGCATGATAGAGGATGCTATTGAAGTTGCTACTGACCCTGAGTACAGATTTGATCTTGCCATACAGCTGGGAAGATTAGAGGTTGCAAAG GCTATTGCTATAGAAGTGCGGAGTGAGTCTAAATGGAAACAGTTGGGAGAATTAGCTATGTCTAGTGGAAAG TTAGAAATGGCTGAGGAGTGTTTAAAACATGCAATGGATTTGAGTGGATTGTTGCTTCTATATTCTTCATTAGGAGATGCTGAAGGAATATCAAAACTTGCAATTCTTGCTAAAGAGCAAGGAAAGAACAATGTTGCTTTCCTTTGCTTATTCATGTTGGGTAAACTTGAAGACTGCCTTCAATTGTTGGTAGAAAG CAATCGGATTCCAGAGGCTGCTTTGATGGCTCGATCGTATCTTCCAAGCAAGGTCTCAGAGATAGTGGCAATTTGGAGAAAAGATCTCGGCAAG GTTAATCCAAAAGCTGCTGAATCTTTGGCTGATCCTGAGGAGTATCCTAATTTGTTTGAAGATTGGCAAGTTGCACTTGCTGTTGAATCTAAAGCTGCAGAAACAAG GGGCGTTTACCATCCTGCAGAGGAGTATGTTAACCATGCTAATAAAGCACATGTCACCCTTGTTGATGCTTTCAGAAATATGCAGATCGAAGAAGGGGATCAGCCTCTTGAGAACGGGGACTCTAATCATGAG TTGACCGAACAAAATGGAGAAGAGGATTATGCAGAGGGGCACGAAGAACAAAATGGAGAGGAAGGAAGCCAAGAGGATGAAGTTGTAGTGGATGCTGATTCTACTGATGGTGCAGTTCTCGTTAATGGTAATGAGGGTGATGAAGAGTTGAGTACAAATAAAGAAGGAGCCCTGTCAGCGTAA